The Xenopus tropicalis strain Nigerian chromosome 2, UCB_Xtro_10.0, whole genome shotgun sequence genome window below encodes:
- the emsy gene encoding BRCA2-interacting transcriptional repressor EMSY isoform X1, with product MIGPSAGGRALCGGEARMPVVWPTLLDFSRDECKRILRKLELEAYAGVISALRAQGDLCKEKKDLLGELSKVLSISTERHRAEVRRAVNDERLTTIAHNMSGPNSSSEWSIEGRRLVPLMPRLVPQTAFTATANAVANAAGQHNASLPDPAETGNKEVVVCYSYTSTTSTPTSTPVPSGSVATVKSPRPASPASNVVVLPSGSTVYVKSVNCSDDDEKPRKRRRTNSNSSSPVVLKEVPKPTTPVSKTITVPVTGSPKMSNIMQSIANSLPPHMSPVKITFTKPATQTTNTSTQKVIIVTTSPSSTFVPNILSKSHNYAAVTKLVPTSVITSATQKQPLVVTASQSSVVTSSSTSSSSPPLTSGSIAVTTVVSSTPSLVMSTVAPGASTSAVKAATNRLPSPKSLVTSPSQILAQLPKQYQQSPKHQIHTIPQQTQQLAQATAITNPGTITHPPTAQQPPMPAAMKPTIQIKQESGVKIITQQVQPSKILPKPVSTSLPNSSNAPIMVVSSNGAIMTTKLVTTPSGTQATYTRPTISSALGARMAATPGATYVKTTSGSIITVVPKSLATLGGKIISSNIVSGTTTKITTIPMTSKPNVIVVQKTTGKGTTIQGLPGKNVVTTLLNAGGDKTLQAMPAGTKPAIITATRPITKMIVTQPKGMGSTVQPATKIIPTKIVYGQQGKTQVLIKPKPVTFQATVMSEQTRQLVTETLQQASRVVEATSATIQEVKEDTESSSSSTESSQSSQDSQPVVHVIASRSQDWAEHEIAMDTTPTIIYQDIGGESQSATSTIKALMELQQTAVKEKVENKLRQPTIDLSQMAVPIQMAADKRHAEGSSIAMVESELVAEYLSTGKRQMASTNTVSSGDMPLPSLLQVSHPSQQLQQVQPTRTLLQHVSQSQTASQASVVVKSIPTSSSGAITHIMQQHFTNFVSQALSSHTAFTKRSEETVTEEGEVEEMDTLDPQTGILYRAAMAQKQQKQVHLQQEGAHLQVKTVQSLQTKQKQIIQLQPDQMQHKIQQTAQLSIRQQKVTPMQQEHAQRHLVVKERHIPNIMSQPQQTVVQVLAVKTTQQLPKLQQVQGQQKIYMQTPIQMPVSSEKQAVTQMTQSIVSPGSAVTKITFEGHQPPTVSKASVSDCLPRLTPAVASILPTVQSSEKSSVADILKMSMMEADIDTNAEPMVVDAPTKVAPIIKPMPMLTEATVTQVPRFSVPVTASVPPPPKCFPAPIITAAPPTVLPGPLPPPPPLTRKVDVPIASQIIQIQNVQQKRTEEVPSEIIIQTIPQYHAIPCHSSSNVVVEPSGLLEMSNFTSQRLGEEDVVLAHDGESGKSQAPIHIEDV from the exons ATGATCGGCCCTTCGGCGGGAG GGAGGGCGCTCTGTGGAGGAGAGGCCAGGATGCCGGTGGTGTGGCCCACACTCCTGGACTTCAGCAGGGATGAGTGCAAGAGGATTCTTCGCAAGTTGG AATTGGAGGCATACGCAGGCGTTATTAGTGCCCTTCGGGCACAGGGAGACCTCTGCAAGGAGAAGAAGGACCTTCTAGGAGAACTTTCCAAAGTCTTAAG CATTTCAACAGAGCGGCATCGTGCTGAGGTTCGAAGAGCTGTCAACGATGAGCGACTTACAACAATTGCCCACAA catGTCCGGTCCAAATAGCTCTTCCGAGTGGTCAATTGAGGGGCGGCGCTTGGTACCACTGATGCCGCGCTTAGTCCCTCAAACGGCTTTCACAGCCACCGCCAACGCAGTGGCAAATGCCGCCGGGCAGCACAACGCCTCGCTCCCTGACCCTGCAGAGACTGGCAACAAAGAAG TGGTGGTTTGTTACTCCTATACGAGTACTACATCAACACCGACCTCCACTCCAGTCCCTAGCGGAAGCGTAGCCACCGTGAAGTCTCCTCGGCCTGCAAGTCCTGCGTCAAATGTCGTCGTCCTACCCAGCGGCAGCACCGTCTATGTCAAAA GTGTCAACTGTTCGGACGATGACGAAAAGCCACGTAAAAGGAGGCGCACAAATTCCAACAGCTCTTCTCCGGTGGTACTGAAGGAGGTTCCCAAACCCACAACGCCAGTGTCCAAAACAATCACGGTGCCTGTGACCGGCAGCCCCAAGATGAGCAACATCATGCAGAGCATTGCCAATTCCTTGCCCCCCCACATGTCTCCTGTGAAGATCACCTTCACCAAGCCTGCCACCCAGACCACAAACACTTCTACCCAAAAG GTGATAATAGTTACCACCTCTCCGAGTTCAACATTTGTTCCCAACATATTATCCAAGTCCCACAATTATGCTGCAGTCACCAAATTGGTCCCCACCTCAGTCATTACCTCTGCAACACAAAAACAGCCGCTGGTAGTCACTGCCTCTCAGTCCTCTGTAGTCACAAGCAGCAGTACAAGTTCATCTTCTCCACCACTGACCTCCGGTAGCATTGCTGTTACTACAGTGGTATCCTCTACTCCATCTCTGGTCATGTCAACCGTAGCACCAG GTGCTTCAACATCTGCAGTCAAGGCAGCTACCAACAGACTCCCATCCCCCAAGAGCCTGGTCACCTCCCCTAGTCAGATCCTGGCCCAGTTACCAAAACAGTACCAGCAGTCCCCCAAGCACCAGATACATACGATACCCCAGCAGACGCAGCAGCTGGCCCAGGCCACAGCAATCACAAACCCAGGCACcatcactcacccacccactgcaCAGCAGCCTCCAATGCCTGCTGCCATGAAACCAACCATACAGATCAAGCAGGAATCGG GTGTTAAGATCATCACTCAGCAAGTGCAGCCCAGTAAGATCTTGCCCAAACCAGTGTCCACATCCCTGCCGAACAGCAGCAACGCTCCCATTATGGTGGTGAGCAGCAATGGTGCAATCATGACTACAAAATTGGTCACCACCCCGAGTG GGACACAAGCCACGTACACACGTCCAACCATCAGCTCTGCCTTGGGAGCCCGCATGGCTGCTACACCCGGGGCTACCTATGTAAAAACCACAAGCGGGAGCATAATCACCGTGGTACCGAAATCGCTGGCTACACTGGGAGGGAAAATCATAAGCAGCAACATAGTGTCAG GTACAACAACAAAGATCACTACAATTCCAATGACCTCCAAGCCTAATGTGATTGTGGTGCAGAAAACTACAGGCAAAGGAACGACGATACAAGGCCTTCCGGGCAAAAACGTTGTGACCACATTACTGAATGCCGGG GGGGATAAAACCCTACAAGCGATGCCAGCAGGAACAAAGCCAGCTATAATCACGGCAACTCGCCCAATCACCAAGATGATTGTGACGCAGCCCAAGGGTATGGGATCGACTGTTCAGCCAGCAACCAAAATCATCCCCACCAAAATAGTGTATGGGCAACAGGGGAAGACCCAG GTCCTTATAAAGCCCAAGCCAGTGACGTTCCAGGCCACTGTGATGAGCGAACAGACCAGGCAGCTGGTGACAGAAACCCTGCAGCAAGCCTCCCGTGTGGTAGAGGCAACAAGTGCTACTATTCAAGAGGTCAAAGAGGATACAGAGAGCAGCTCCTCTTCCACGGAGTCCTCCCAGAGCTCTCAAG ATTCCCAGCCTGTTGTTCATGTTATTGCTTCTCGAAGCCAGGATTGGGCAGAACATGAAATAGCCATGGATACCACTCCTACCATCATCTACCAGGATATTGGGGGAGAATCCCAGTCTGCTACATCGACCATTAAGGCCCTTATGGAGCTCCAGCAGACTGCAG TGAAAGAGAAAGTGGAAAATAAACTACGACAGCCGACTATCGATCTAAGTCAAATGGCTGTTCCCATTCAGATGGCTGCAGATAAACGCCACGCTGAAGGCAGCTCTATTGCCATGGTGGAGTCAGAGCTGGTGGCAGAATACCTAAGTACAG GCAAAAGACAAATGGCTTCTACTAACACCGTGAGCTCTGGGGATATGCCTCTCCCATCCCTACTGCAAGTGAGCCATCCATCGCAGCAGCTGCAGCAGGTCCAACCCACGCGCACCCTATTGCAGCATGTTAGCCAGTCCCAGACAGCATCGCAGGCTTCTGTGGTGGTGAAATCAATCCCTACCTCCTCCAGTGGAGCCATCACTCATATCATGCAACAG caTTTTACTAACTTTGTCTCACAGGCACTGAGCAGTCACACAGCTTTCACCAAGAGAAGCGAGGAGACTGTGACTGAAGAAGGGGAGGTGGAGGAAATGGACACTTTAGACCCCCAAACGGGCATCCTGTACCGGGCCGCCATGGCACAAAAGCAGCAGAAACAGGTTCATCTGCAGCAGGAAGGAGCTCATCTGCAAGTGAAGACGGTGCAGTCCCTGCAGACCAAGCAGAAACAGATCATTCAGCTCCAGCCGGATCAAATGCAGCACAAAATCCAACAGACGGCGCAGCTCTCCATCCGCCAGCAAAAGGTCACTCCCATGCAGCAGGAGCACGCACAGCGCCACCTGGTGGTGAAAGAGAGACACATCCCTAACATTATGTCTCAGCCCCAGCAGACTGTAGTGCAAGTGCTGGCCGTTAAAACCACCCAGCAGCTGCCCAAACTGCAGCAGGTTCAAGGTCAACAAAAGATTTACATGCAGACTCCAATACAAATGCCAGTCTCATCTGAGAAACAAGCTGTTACGCAG ATGACCCAGTCTATCGTGTCCCCAGGATCAGCCGTTACAAAGATCACCTTTGAGGGCCACCAACCTCCCACCGTCTCCAAGGCATCTGTAAGCGACTGCCTGCCCAGACTGACCCCCGCAGTCGCCAGCATCCTGCCTACTGTCCAGAGCTCTGAGAAGTCCTCCGTAGCCGATATCCTGAAGATGTCTATGATGGAGGCAGACATTGACACGAATGCCGAGCCCATGGTTGTTGATGCCCCCACCAAAGTTGCCCCCATTATTAAACCCATGCCCATGCTGACTGAAGCTACAGTAACCCAGGTTCCAAGGTTTTCTGTGCCAGTGACTGCTTCTGTTCCACCGCCTCCAAAATGTTTCCCGGCCCCCATTATAACGGCCGCGCCCCCTACTGTGCTGCCTGGACCTCTCCCACCGCCACCCCCTCTTACAAGGAAAGTCGACGTCCCCATTGCCAGCCAGATCATCCAGATACAGAACGTTCAGCAAAAGAGAACTGAGGAAGTGCCTTCTGAAATAATTATCCAG ACCATCCCTCAGTATCATGCCATCCCTTGTCACTCCAGCTCCAATGTGGTAGTGGAACCCAGTGGGCTCCTGGAGATGAGTAACTTTACCAGCCAGAGGCTCGGGGAGGAAGACGTCGTCTTGGCTCACGACGGGGAGAGTGGCAAAAGCCAAGCCCCTATCCATATCGAGGACGTATAG
- the emsy gene encoding BRCA2-interacting transcriptional repressor EMSY isoform X3, translated as MIGPSAGGRALCGGEARMPVVWPTLLDFSRDECKRILRKLELEAYAGVISALRAQGDLCKEKKDLLGELSKVLSISTERHRAEVRRAVNDERLTTIAHNMSGPNSSSEWSIEGRRLVPLMPRLVPQTAFTATANAVANAAGQHNASLPDPAETGNKEVVVCYSYTSTTSTPTSTPVPSGSVATVKSPRPASPASNVVVLPSGSTVYVKSVNCSDDDEKPRKRRRTNSNSSSPVVLKEVPKPTTPVSKTITVPVTGSPKMSNIMQSIANSLPPHMSPVKITFTKPATQTTNTSTQKVIIVTTSPSSTFVPNILSKSHNYAAVTKLVPTSVITSATQKQPLVVTASQSSVVTSSSTSSSSPPLTSGSIAVTTVVSSTPSLVMSTVAPGASTSAVKAATNRLPSPKSLVTSPSQILAQLPKQYQQSPKHQIHTIPQQTQQLAQATAITNPGTITHPPTAQQPPMPAAMKPTIQIKQESGVKIITQQVQPSKILPKPVSTSLPNSSNAPIMVVSSNGAIMTTKLVTTPSGTQATYTRPTISSALGARMAATPGATYVKTTSGSIITVVPKSLATLGGKIISSNIVSGTTTKITTIPMTSKPNVIVVQKTTGKGTTIQGLPGKNVVTTLLNAGGDKTLQAMPAGTKPAIITATRPITKMIVTQPKGMGSTVQPATKIIPTKIVYGQQGKTQVLIKPKPVTFQATVMSEQTRQLVTETLQQASRVVEATSATIQEVKEDTESSSSSTESSQSSQDSQPVVHVIASRSQDWAEHEIAMDTTPTIIYQDIGGESQSATSTIKALMELQQTAGKRQMASTNTVSSGDMPLPSLLQVSHPSQQLQQVQPTRTLLQHVSQSQTASQASVVVKSIPTSSSGAITHIMQQHFTNFVSQALSSHTAFTKRSEETVTEEGEVEEMDTLDPQTGILYRAAMAQKQQKQVHLQQEGAHLQVKTVQSLQTKQKQIIQLQPDQMQHKIQQTAQLSIRQQKVTPMQQEHAQRHLVVKERHIPNIMSQPQQTVVQVLAVKTTQQLPKLQQVQGQQKIYMQTPIQMPVSSEKQAVTQMTQSIVSPGSAVTKITFEGHQPPTVSKASVSDCLPRLTPAVASILPTVQSSEKSSVADILKMSMMEADIDTNAEPMVVDAPTKVAPIIKPMPMLTEATVTQVPRFSVPVTASVPPPPKCFPAPIITAAPPTVLPGPLPPPPPLTRKVDVPIASQIIQIQNVQQKRTEEVPSEIIIQTIPQYHAIPCHSSSNVVVEPSGLLEMSNFTSQRLGEEDVVLAHDGESGKSQAPIHIEDV; from the exons ATGATCGGCCCTTCGGCGGGAG GGAGGGCGCTCTGTGGAGGAGAGGCCAGGATGCCGGTGGTGTGGCCCACACTCCTGGACTTCAGCAGGGATGAGTGCAAGAGGATTCTTCGCAAGTTGG AATTGGAGGCATACGCAGGCGTTATTAGTGCCCTTCGGGCACAGGGAGACCTCTGCAAGGAGAAGAAGGACCTTCTAGGAGAACTTTCCAAAGTCTTAAG CATTTCAACAGAGCGGCATCGTGCTGAGGTTCGAAGAGCTGTCAACGATGAGCGACTTACAACAATTGCCCACAA catGTCCGGTCCAAATAGCTCTTCCGAGTGGTCAATTGAGGGGCGGCGCTTGGTACCACTGATGCCGCGCTTAGTCCCTCAAACGGCTTTCACAGCCACCGCCAACGCAGTGGCAAATGCCGCCGGGCAGCACAACGCCTCGCTCCCTGACCCTGCAGAGACTGGCAACAAAGAAG TGGTGGTTTGTTACTCCTATACGAGTACTACATCAACACCGACCTCCACTCCAGTCCCTAGCGGAAGCGTAGCCACCGTGAAGTCTCCTCGGCCTGCAAGTCCTGCGTCAAATGTCGTCGTCCTACCCAGCGGCAGCACCGTCTATGTCAAAA GTGTCAACTGTTCGGACGATGACGAAAAGCCACGTAAAAGGAGGCGCACAAATTCCAACAGCTCTTCTCCGGTGGTACTGAAGGAGGTTCCCAAACCCACAACGCCAGTGTCCAAAACAATCACGGTGCCTGTGACCGGCAGCCCCAAGATGAGCAACATCATGCAGAGCATTGCCAATTCCTTGCCCCCCCACATGTCTCCTGTGAAGATCACCTTCACCAAGCCTGCCACCCAGACCACAAACACTTCTACCCAAAAG GTGATAATAGTTACCACCTCTCCGAGTTCAACATTTGTTCCCAACATATTATCCAAGTCCCACAATTATGCTGCAGTCACCAAATTGGTCCCCACCTCAGTCATTACCTCTGCAACACAAAAACAGCCGCTGGTAGTCACTGCCTCTCAGTCCTCTGTAGTCACAAGCAGCAGTACAAGTTCATCTTCTCCACCACTGACCTCCGGTAGCATTGCTGTTACTACAGTGGTATCCTCTACTCCATCTCTGGTCATGTCAACCGTAGCACCAG GTGCTTCAACATCTGCAGTCAAGGCAGCTACCAACAGACTCCCATCCCCCAAGAGCCTGGTCACCTCCCCTAGTCAGATCCTGGCCCAGTTACCAAAACAGTACCAGCAGTCCCCCAAGCACCAGATACATACGATACCCCAGCAGACGCAGCAGCTGGCCCAGGCCACAGCAATCACAAACCCAGGCACcatcactcacccacccactgcaCAGCAGCCTCCAATGCCTGCTGCCATGAAACCAACCATACAGATCAAGCAGGAATCGG GTGTTAAGATCATCACTCAGCAAGTGCAGCCCAGTAAGATCTTGCCCAAACCAGTGTCCACATCCCTGCCGAACAGCAGCAACGCTCCCATTATGGTGGTGAGCAGCAATGGTGCAATCATGACTACAAAATTGGTCACCACCCCGAGTG GGACACAAGCCACGTACACACGTCCAACCATCAGCTCTGCCTTGGGAGCCCGCATGGCTGCTACACCCGGGGCTACCTATGTAAAAACCACAAGCGGGAGCATAATCACCGTGGTACCGAAATCGCTGGCTACACTGGGAGGGAAAATCATAAGCAGCAACATAGTGTCAG GTACAACAACAAAGATCACTACAATTCCAATGACCTCCAAGCCTAATGTGATTGTGGTGCAGAAAACTACAGGCAAAGGAACGACGATACAAGGCCTTCCGGGCAAAAACGTTGTGACCACATTACTGAATGCCGGG GGGGATAAAACCCTACAAGCGATGCCAGCAGGAACAAAGCCAGCTATAATCACGGCAACTCGCCCAATCACCAAGATGATTGTGACGCAGCCCAAGGGTATGGGATCGACTGTTCAGCCAGCAACCAAAATCATCCCCACCAAAATAGTGTATGGGCAACAGGGGAAGACCCAG GTCCTTATAAAGCCCAAGCCAGTGACGTTCCAGGCCACTGTGATGAGCGAACAGACCAGGCAGCTGGTGACAGAAACCCTGCAGCAAGCCTCCCGTGTGGTAGAGGCAACAAGTGCTACTATTCAAGAGGTCAAAGAGGATACAGAGAGCAGCTCCTCTTCCACGGAGTCCTCCCAGAGCTCTCAAG ATTCCCAGCCTGTTGTTCATGTTATTGCTTCTCGAAGCCAGGATTGGGCAGAACATGAAATAGCCATGGATACCACTCCTACCATCATCTACCAGGATATTGGGGGAGAATCCCAGTCTGCTACATCGACCATTAAGGCCCTTATGGAGCTCCAGCAGACTGCAG GCAAAAGACAAATGGCTTCTACTAACACCGTGAGCTCTGGGGATATGCCTCTCCCATCCCTACTGCAAGTGAGCCATCCATCGCAGCAGCTGCAGCAGGTCCAACCCACGCGCACCCTATTGCAGCATGTTAGCCAGTCCCAGACAGCATCGCAGGCTTCTGTGGTGGTGAAATCAATCCCTACCTCCTCCAGTGGAGCCATCACTCATATCATGCAACAG caTTTTACTAACTTTGTCTCACAGGCACTGAGCAGTCACACAGCTTTCACCAAGAGAAGCGAGGAGACTGTGACTGAAGAAGGGGAGGTGGAGGAAATGGACACTTTAGACCCCCAAACGGGCATCCTGTACCGGGCCGCCATGGCACAAAAGCAGCAGAAACAGGTTCATCTGCAGCAGGAAGGAGCTCATCTGCAAGTGAAGACGGTGCAGTCCCTGCAGACCAAGCAGAAACAGATCATTCAGCTCCAGCCGGATCAAATGCAGCACAAAATCCAACAGACGGCGCAGCTCTCCATCCGCCAGCAAAAGGTCACTCCCATGCAGCAGGAGCACGCACAGCGCCACCTGGTGGTGAAAGAGAGACACATCCCTAACATTATGTCTCAGCCCCAGCAGACTGTAGTGCAAGTGCTGGCCGTTAAAACCACCCAGCAGCTGCCCAAACTGCAGCAGGTTCAAGGTCAACAAAAGATTTACATGCAGACTCCAATACAAATGCCAGTCTCATCTGAGAAACAAGCTGTTACGCAG ATGACCCAGTCTATCGTGTCCCCAGGATCAGCCGTTACAAAGATCACCTTTGAGGGCCACCAACCTCCCACCGTCTCCAAGGCATCTGTAAGCGACTGCCTGCCCAGACTGACCCCCGCAGTCGCCAGCATCCTGCCTACTGTCCAGAGCTCTGAGAAGTCCTCCGTAGCCGATATCCTGAAGATGTCTATGATGGAGGCAGACATTGACACGAATGCCGAGCCCATGGTTGTTGATGCCCCCACCAAAGTTGCCCCCATTATTAAACCCATGCCCATGCTGACTGAAGCTACAGTAACCCAGGTTCCAAGGTTTTCTGTGCCAGTGACTGCTTCTGTTCCACCGCCTCCAAAATGTTTCCCGGCCCCCATTATAACGGCCGCGCCCCCTACTGTGCTGCCTGGACCTCTCCCACCGCCACCCCCTCTTACAAGGAAAGTCGACGTCCCCATTGCCAGCCAGATCATCCAGATACAGAACGTTCAGCAAAAGAGAACTGAGGAAGTGCCTTCTGAAATAATTATCCAG ACCATCCCTCAGTATCATGCCATCCCTTGTCACTCCAGCTCCAATGTGGTAGTGGAACCCAGTGGGCTCCTGGAGATGAGTAACTTTACCAGCCAGAGGCTCGGGGAGGAAGACGTCGTCTTGGCTCACGACGGGGAGAGTGGCAAAAGCCAAGCCCCTATCCATATCGAGGACGTATAG